In Glandiceps talaboti chromosome 6, keGlaTala1.1, whole genome shotgun sequence, one DNA window encodes the following:
- the LOC144436737 gene encoding uncharacterized protein LOC144436737 has protein sequence MESFVSRSVAMVLLPCLFSFNLKSVESTVYMNDNCGKTVILHGDRLRSQKDDYYPDNMDCKLTLRAPSGYEHLRLKFDWFDFERLNNTHCNDYLEIYDNGTLVDVSSLPNDCGSSPYTQNFDGDPLDIEFHLLSNEIIISRGFSLVFTFYRLTTDGNCLDGSEVFNCTNDRCISKSLECDCRDNCFTNDDELYCSTCKPDKIYGTGLSTGAIVGIVLGVLVGMAVIVGISAYIVYRYKKTR, from the exons ATGGAGTCCTTCGTGTCAagatctgttgccatggttctCCTTCCCTGTCTGTTTTCATTCAATTTGAAGTCAGTAGAATCAACAG TGTATATGAATGATAATTGTGGAAAGACGGTAATACTCCATGGCGATCGACTAAGATCACAGAAAGACGACTACTATCCCGATAACATGGATTGCAAGCTGACGTTGAGGGCGCCATCAGGTTATGAACATCTAAGGTTGAAG TTCGACTGGTTTGACTTTGAGAGACTAAACAATACACACTGCAATGACTATTTGGAAATCTATGACAACGGTACATTGGTAGACGTGTCCTCATTACCGAATGACTGTGGCTCGTCACCGTACACGCAAAATTTCGACGGAGACCCACTTGACATTGAGTTCCACTTGCtgtcaaatgaaataataatttcaCGAGGATTTTCGCTGGTATTCACTTTCTACCGTCTAACCACTGATG GTAACTGTCTAGATGGAAGCGAAGTTTTCAATTGTACTAACGATAGATGTATTTCCAAATCACTTGAGTGCGACTGTCGAGATAACTGCTTCACAAATGATGACGAATTGTACTGTTCGACTTGCAAACCAGACAAAATATATG GAACGGGCCTGTCTACTGGTGCTATAGTTGGTATAGTTTTAGGAGTATTAGTTGGCATGGCAGTAATCGTTGGCATATCggcatatattgtatatagataTAAAAAGACTCGTTAG
- the LOC144436982 gene encoding uncharacterized protein LOC144436982, with product MATSLQERKRIFRSVLIISLVVLCVIVYDVTSSIDKNALPWQKLIHRLPVHGRDLKEQAIEKLNYDWLLKKNFLPNFYMRERNQVNTLEWPPDNVYRNGTIVFVHNQKSGGSTIKKCLSTIMKMTNNPSPTLAANPNALNFYTLMLTTGVNKDLARCYVGDSTFGICEFGSKPCSYFTVLRDPYERVISSHNMCRLLDAPQCIMRNATKLSIKQWAIHQGSFFFRQLLANPAFFTDKFVKLVDELRTSEDPVTQNIPPWWRNELILHHLMTKEQKDIVLDFVLDRLQSWFAVIGLTSDYDTSLALFERVYHLPFHSQCAGEVKNKRKYTMVGTQAPNTTKEEITAKLYKDLSSDSEVNQALRYDIEIYRKAKDIFRLQKLTYEKEKASA from the exons ATGGCCACATCTCTTCAAGAAAGAAAGAGGATTTTCCGATCGGTTTTAATTATTTCACTGGTTGTCCTTTGTGTTATTGTGTACGATGTCACGTCTTCAATAGACAAGAATGCTTTACCGTGGCAGAAACTCATACACAG ACTTCCAGTTCATGGTCGGGATCTAAAAGAACAAGCTATCGAAAAATTAAACTATGACTGGTTACTAAAGAAGAATTTTCTACCAAATTTCTATATGAGAGAACGCAACCAAGTGAATACACTAGAATGGCCACCAGACAACGTGTATCGAAATGGCACCATAGTTTTCGTGCATAATCAAAAGTCAGGGGGCTCCACCATCAAAAAATGTCTGAGtacaataatgaaaatgacaaataatcCCTCACCGACACTCGCAGCAAACCCCAATGCCCTGAACTTCTATACCCTAATGTTAACAACGGGAGTTAATAAGGATCTCGCGAGATGTTACGTGGGAGATTCGACATTTGGGATCTGTGAATTCGGCAGTAAGCCATGTTCCTACTTTACTGTGTTAAGGGATCCCTACGAACGGGTTATATCGTCACATAATATGTGTCGACTACTAGATGCACCCCAATGTATTATGAGGAACGCAACTAAACTGTCAATAAAACAATGGGCTATACACCAAGGGAGTTTTTTCTTCCGACAGTTGCTGGCTAATCCAGCATTTTTCACTGATAAATTCGTAAAACTTGTGGATGAACTTAGAACTTCGGAAGATCCGGTAACACAAAACATCCCCCCTTGGTGGAGAAATGAACTGATCTTACACCATCTAATGACTAAAGAGCAAAAAGACATTGTGTTGGATTTCGTACTTGACAGATTGCAATCATGGTTTGCTGTTATAGGTTTAACGAGCGACTATGACACTAGTTTAGCTCTGTTTGAACGAGTGTATCACTTGCCGTTTCATTCTCAATGTGCTGGTgaagtaaaaaataaaagaaagtatACAATGGTAGGAACCCAGGCACCGAACACAACGAAAGAAGAGATTACAGCTAAGCTTTATAAGGACTTGTCttctgattcagaagtaaatcAGGCATTGCGATACGATATTGAGATTTATAGGAAAGCGAAAGATATCTTTAGACTCCAAAAACTAACCTATGAGAAAGAAAAGGCTTCCGCGTGA